Proteins from one Parvibaculum lavamentivorans DS-1 genomic window:
- the trbL gene encoding P-type conjugative transfer protein TrbL: protein MGGAGVIDNFLGVFTSYINSGFGLLGGEVAFIATTLIVIDVTLAALFWSWGAEDDIIARLVKKTLFVGVFAYLIGNWNNLAKIVFDSFAGLGLKASGTSFTAQDLMRPGKVAQTGLDAARPLLESISDLMGWIAFFENFIQIACLLFAWALVLLAFFILAIQLFVTLIEFKLTTLAGFVLIPFGLFGKTAFMAERVLGNVVSSGIKVLVLAVIIGIGSTLFSQFTAGFGGATPTIDDAMAIVLAALSLLGLGIFGPGIAAGLVSGGPQLGAGAAVGTGLAVGGAALAAGGAAGLAIKGGAAAMSGGAAAVRGGAAAAGGAAAAYSVGSLGQSGAAGVASGLGGVARAAGAAAVSPLRRATARVAEGVKSSFSEGAKAGFGATGGSSTMSTIPGSGSAGEAAAAAPGDGPPDWAKRMKRHQSLSHGATLAAHAVKSGDSHGGGSSVNLSESNRS from the coding sequence ATGGGCGGCGCAGGTGTCATCGACAATTTCCTCGGGGTCTTCACCTCCTACATCAACAGCGGGTTCGGACTGCTCGGCGGCGAGGTCGCGTTCATCGCCACAACGCTGATCGTCATCGATGTGACGCTTGCCGCCCTGTTCTGGAGCTGGGGCGCGGAAGACGACATCATCGCCCGGCTGGTGAAAAAGACGCTCTTCGTCGGCGTCTTCGCCTATCTCATCGGCAACTGGAACAACCTCGCCAAGATCGTCTTCGACTCGTTCGCGGGCCTCGGCCTCAAGGCTTCCGGCACCAGCTTCACCGCGCAGGATCTGATGCGACCCGGCAAGGTCGCGCAGACCGGGCTCGACGCCGCGCGCCCCTTGCTCGAATCCATCTCCGACCTGATGGGCTGGATCGCGTTCTTCGAGAACTTCATCCAGATCGCCTGCCTGCTGTTCGCCTGGGCGCTGGTGCTGCTCGCCTTCTTCATCCTCGCGATCCAGCTCTTCGTTACCCTGATCGAATTCAAGTTGACGACGCTGGCGGGCTTCGTCCTCATCCCGTTCGGCCTGTTCGGCAAGACCGCCTTCATGGCCGAGCGCGTGCTGGGCAATGTCGTCTCATCCGGCATCAAGGTGCTGGTGCTCGCCGTCATCATCGGCATCGGCTCAACGCTGTTCAGCCAGTTTACGGCCGGCTTCGGCGGCGCAACGCCCACAATCGACGACGCCATGGCGATTGTTCTTGCCGCGCTATCGCTGCTCGGGCTCGGCATCTTCGGCCCCGGCATTGCTGCCGGTCTGGTCAGCGGCGGACCACAACTCGGCGCCGGTGCGGCGGTTGGCACCGGGCTTGCCGTCGGCGGTGCCGCGCTCGCAGCTGGTGGCGCGGCAGGCCTTGCCATAAAGGGAGGAGCGGCTGCGATGTCCGGCGGTGCTGCTGCCGTGCGGGGCGGTGCGGCAGCGGCAGGCGGAGCCGCCGCGGCCTACAGTGTCGGCTCGCTCGGCCAGTCCGGCGCAGCCGGTGTCGCCTCTGGTCTTGGCGGTGTCGCCCGCGCGGCCGGAGCAGCCGCCGTGTCGCCCCTGAGACGCGCGACGGCGCGCGTCGCCGAAGGCGTCAAGTCCAGCTTCTCCGAAGGTGCGAAGGCAGGCTTCGGCGCAACGGGCGGTTCCTCGACCATGAGCACGATACCCGGCTCAGGCTCCGCAGGCGAAGCCGCCGCCGCAGCGCCCGGCGACGGTCCGCCCGACTGGGCCAAGCGCATGAAGCGCCATCAGTCCCTCAGCCACGGAGCCACCCTCGCAGCGCACGCCGTCAAATCCGGCGACAGCCATGGCGGCGGCTCTTCCGTCAATCTCTCCGAAAGTAACCGCTCATGA
- the trbG gene encoding P-type conjugative transfer protein TrbG, producing MSTSLRMSGSPAFRKSALAMMLLSATMLAGCATFKPPTISYDNDVPPLPAVPTPVTEQPPRPLHTPPAWTVAHGGTTANTPSGRVENANAAARVEPRREGYYNAIQIYPWSEGALYQVYAAPGQITNIALEPGESLTGAGPIAAGDTARWIIGDTESGSSLSRRVHILVKPTRPDITTNLVITTDRRIYMLELRAEAKPYMPAVAWAYPALPASQRGTVSATPIIPAAGARHYRYGLTGDTPPWRPVAVYDDGRRVYVEFPRGIVQGEMPPIFVLGTDGEPQLVNSRIHQNILIVDRIFGAAELRLGSGKQQQTVRIVRTDGKPAS from the coding sequence ATGAGCACATCTCTGCGCATGTCCGGCTCTCCGGCTTTCCGTAAATCCGCTTTGGCGATGATGCTGCTCTCGGCAACGATGCTGGCGGGCTGCGCAACCTTCAAACCACCCACCATCAGCTACGACAATGACGTGCCGCCGCTCCCAGCCGTGCCGACGCCGGTCACGGAACAGCCGCCGCGTCCGCTGCACACGCCTCCCGCCTGGACGGTCGCGCATGGTGGAACCACCGCGAATACACCGAGCGGCCGCGTGGAAAACGCCAATGCTGCGGCGCGTGTCGAACCGCGACGCGAGGGCTATTATAACGCCATCCAGATCTATCCCTGGAGCGAAGGCGCGCTTTACCAAGTCTATGCCGCGCCCGGCCAGATCACCAACATCGCGCTCGAACCGGGCGAAAGTCTGACCGGCGCAGGTCCAATCGCCGCCGGTGACACCGCCCGCTGGATCATCGGTGACACCGAAAGCGGTTCCAGCCTCTCGCGCCGCGTCCACATCCTCGTCAAACCGACCCGCCCCGACATCACCACGAACCTGGTCATCACGACCGACCGCCGCATCTACATGCTCGAGCTGAGGGCGGAGGCGAAACCCTATATGCCGGCCGTTGCCTGGGCTTATCCCGCGCTACCGGCATCGCAACGTGGAACGGTCTCGGCGACGCCTATCATTCCCGCTGCCGGCGCACGTCACTACCGCTACGGCCTCACCGGCGACACGCCGCCCTGGCGGCCGGTCGCCGTCTATGACGACGGCAGGCGTGTGTATGTCGAATTTCCACGCGGCATCGTTCAAGGCGAAATGCCGCCGATCTTCGTCCTCGGCACCGATGGCGAGCCGCAGCTCGTCAACAGCCGCATCCACCAGAACATCCTGATCGTGGACCGCATCTTCGGCGCCGCCGAACTGCGCCTCGGCAGCGGCAAGCAGCAGCAGACCGTCAGGATCGTGCGAACCGATGGGAAACCTGCATCATGA
- the trbK-alt gene encoding putative entry exclusion protein TrbK-alt — protein sequence MDGKMLARLGAIVFVSFAITATAIEMTRKDAAPEMERVHAVEPKRDALREGQRRCQQLGQAAASDTDCMRIWAESRDRFLGRPPAPAVPTTEGR from the coding sequence ATGGACGGCAAGATGCTGGCCCGGCTGGGCGCCATCGTTTTCGTATCGTTCGCCATCACGGCGACGGCGATCGAGATGACCCGGAAGGACGCGGCCCCTGAAATGGAGCGCGTCCACGCTGTCGAACCCAAGCGCGATGCGCTCCGCGAAGGGCAGCGCCGGTGCCAGCAGCTTGGCCAGGCAGCGGCGAGCGATACCGACTGCATGCGCATCTGGGCCGAGAGCCGCGATCGCTTCCTCGGCCGCCCCCCGGCGCCTGCCGTCCCGACAACAGAAGGACGGTGA
- the trbF gene encoding conjugal transfer protein TrbF, which produces MSLFKRPAAHYGKSPEPETPYQRAAQVWDDRMGSARVQARNWRIMAFGSLFLSAGFAAALVWQSARGTVVPWVVQVDRLGQAQSVAPASADYRPTDPQVAWHLARFIEQVRSIPADPIIVRQNWLRAYDWTTDRGAGALNDYARTNDPFTKVGKQQIAVEVSSVIRASADSFRVAWTEKRYENGQLAGTERWTAILTIVIQTPRDADRLRANPLGIYINAINWSREMSQ; this is translated from the coding sequence ATGAGCCTCTTCAAACGACCCGCCGCCCACTATGGGAAATCGCCCGAACCCGAAACACCCTATCAGCGCGCCGCGCAGGTCTGGGACGATCGCATGGGTTCGGCCCGCGTCCAGGCCAGGAACTGGCGCATCATGGCATTCGGCTCACTTTTCCTGTCGGCCGGCTTCGCCGCCGCGCTGGTCTGGCAGTCGGCGCGCGGCACCGTCGTTCCCTGGGTGGTGCAGGTCGATCGGCTCGGTCAGGCGCAGTCCGTAGCACCGGCGTCGGCCGACTACCGGCCGACCGATCCGCAGGTGGCCTGGCATCTTGCCCGCTTCATCGAGCAAGTCAGAAGCATCCCGGCCGATCCGATCATCGTGCGCCAGAACTGGCTGCGCGCCTATGACTGGACCACGGATCGCGGCGCCGGCGCGCTCAACGACTATGCCCGCACCAACGATCCCTTCACCAAGGTCGGCAAACAGCAGATCGCCGTCGAGGTTTCGAGCGTCATCCGCGCATCGGCGGATTCCTTCCGCGTGGCCTGGACCGAGAAACGGTACGAGAATGGCCAGCTCGCGGGCACGGAGCGATGGACCGCGATCCTCACCATCGTCATCCAGACGCCGCGCGACGCCGACCGGCTGCGCGCCAATCCGCTCGGCATCTACATCAACGCTATCAACTGGTCGCGGGAGATGTCCCAATGA